From Mucilaginibacter gotjawali:
CCTTTTTGCAGTATTGGTCGATGGTAGCATATTCTACAATGCCGAACTCGGTTTTACGTTTATAATCAATGTAGCTCATCCGGCCCCACGGGGTATCGCGCATAATTTCCCATTGGTCTTTTGGCACACAGATTTCAGGGGTTCTCTTCTGAAATTTAACGGCAGTCGCTTTTGCCGCTACGGCCTCATCAATCAGTTGTTTGGCGATTTCAAGCGATCCGTTATGATTGATACCGATCTCGGCAATAATATAGCAAGGTTCACCGGGACCAATCTTGATACCGCTGTTTAAGGTGATCACCTCATTTTTTTGCCTGCTGACCTTTTCGCCTTTCCGGGCGGCAATGATCATTTCGGCAACTTCCCTGAAACAGCCGCTGCCGCCGTTATTTTCACAAACTACTGAAGCCACATCTTTGACAAAAAAGATAGCATTTGCCGGGCAAAATGAAACGCCCGCCATTTGCATTATTTCCAGGTCGTTTACATCATCACCGATGAAGCCTACTTCTTCGGGTTTTAAACCAAGCCTGCTGATGATTTCCTGAAACACCGATGGTTTATCCTTAACCCCGATGTGCAATTCAGTGATCTTTAATTTTTCCGCACGCCTGATCACCGACGGTGACAGCTCGCCGGTAATAATGCCTGTAGTTACACCCGCAAGGTTTCGCAGGCGCTCAACACCCATACCATCGCGGATATCGAACTTTTTCAGTTCTTCTCCGGCCTCGCCGTAATAAACGCCGCCGTCTGTTAATACGCCGTCACAATCGGTGAGGAGTAATTTGATTCGTGAAAGTTTTGCTGCTAACATATTGTTCATGTTTAATTGGGTTCGTTAATTAAATTGCGGTCCATCCGCCGTCAACCACCAGGTTTGCACCTGTCATATAAGCCGAGGCATCACTTGCCAGGAAAACCAGTGCGCCCTGGTAATCTGTGGGTTGCGCCATACGGCCCAGCAATGTTTTAGCTGAATAATTCTGTACAAAAAATTCGTTCTGTGAGTTCTCAACGCCACCTGGAGAGAGCGTATTTACCCGTACGCCTTTGCTGCCCCAATAAGCTGCCAAAAACCTTGTAAAATTTACTACCGCCCCTTTAGTAACCGGGTAAACCGGCGATTTATAAAAGGTTTGTTCGCCACATTCATTCCGGTAAATAGATTGATCGGGGCCAACGATGCCATAAGTTGAAGCAATATTGATGATGCTGCCACTCCCCTGTTCGGCCATTACCGTACCAAAAACCTGCGAGGCCAGGAACACCCCGGTTACATTTACATCCAGCGATTTTTTAAAAGCATCGAGTGGGTAGTTCTCAAAAGCCGATAGCTCCTTTGCCATCCCCGGGTTCTCGAACATATCATTAATGGCAGCATTGTTCACCAAAATATCAATGCTTCCATATCGGGTTAATATTTTATCGCGGGCTGTTTTTAAGGATAATTCGCTGGTAACATCTACTTTAAGCCCGCCGTGCTGTTCGCCCAGACTTGCCGCAAACTTCTCCGAAGCAGCCTCATCCATATCCGCCACTACCACATTGGCGCCGGCCTCTGCAAGAGCTTCGCAGTGTTTTTTACCCAGCAAGCCAAGGGCTCCCGTAACTATAGCAGTTTTATTTTTTAATGAAAATATGTTAGTCATTTGCTTCGCGTCATTGGGTCATTGGGTCATTTGCTTCGCGTCATTGGGTCATTGGGTCATTGGGTCATTTGCTTCGCGTCATTAAGTCATTGCTTGTCCTCTTCAATGACTTAATGACTTAATGACCCAATGACTCAATGACTTCTTACACCGTCTTCGGCTTTATATTATAGTTACTTACTTTACGGAAAACTGCTTCCAGCACTTCGCCTTTTAAATATTGTTTGATGTTGCCACTTTGGATCGCCTCTTTCATTATTGGCATCACATCCCTGTATGCCGAAAGTGTGTAGGCAATATCTTCATCGCTATGGCTGTAACACATGTTATGGAAACCTGCCCAAAGCACCCCGCGTTTAATCATTTCCTGCTGCATCAGGGTTTTTACTTCAAGGC
This genomic window contains:
- a CDS encoding N-acetylneuraminate synthase family protein; the protein is MLAAKLSRIKLLLTDCDGVLTDGGVYYGEAGEELKKFDIRDGMGVERLRNLAGVTTGIITGELSPSVIRRAEKLKITELHIGVKDKPSVFQEIISRLGLKPEEVGFIGDDVNDLEIMQMAGVSFCPANAIFFVKDVASVVCENNGGSGCFREVAEMIIAARKGEKVSRQKNEVITLNSGIKIGPGEPCYIIAEIGINHNGSLEIAKQLIDEAVAAKATAVKFQKRTPEICVPKDQWEIMRDTPWGRMSYIDYKRKTEFGIVEYATIDQYCKKVGIDWFVSTWDVEAVDFMEQFDTPLYKLASASLTDTQLIKRILLTGKPLMLSTGMSTIKEIEDAMNLVWSFDRNYPLFIAHSTSAYPCKPEELNLRMIQTLAAKYPGVPVGYSGHETGLATTVAAVTMGATFVERHFTLDRAMWGSDHAASVEPQGFQRLVRDIRDVEIAAGDGIKRVYESELGPMKRLRVNISDEYKEKAKA
- a CDS encoding SDR family oxidoreductase, which produces MTNIFSLKNKTAIVTGALGLLGKKHCEALAEAGANVVVADMDEAASEKFAASLGEQHGGLKVDVTSELSLKTARDKILTRYGSIDILVNNAAINDMFENPGMAKELSAFENYPLDAFKKSLDVNVTGVFLASQVFGTVMAEQGSGSIINIASTYGIVGPDQSIYRNECGEQTFYKSPVYPVTKGAVVNFTRFLAAYWGSKGVRVNTLSPGGVENSQNEFFVQNYSAKTLLGRMAQPTDYQGALVFLASDASAYMTGANLVVDGGWTAI